From Streptomyces cyaneogriseus subsp. noncyanogenus, the proteins below share one genomic window:
- a CDS encoding Cmx/CmrA family chloramphenicol efflux MFS transporter has protein sequence MPFALVLLGLAVFAQGTSEFMLSGLIPDIARDLGVSVPAAGALTSAFAVGMVVGAPLMAGLGRRWSRRGALLAFLLAFLAVHVAGALTDSFAVLLATRVIGALANAGFLAVALVTAAAMVPPDAKGRATSMLLGGVTLACVVGVPAGALLGQWWGWRAAFWAVVLLSVPAVVAVARSVPGGAADTAPGPLRGELRSLRGPRLQVTLLMGALVNGATFCTFTYLAPLTTEIAGLDGRWVPGVLALFGAGSLAGVSLGGRFADRRPGPVLVAGGAALCAGWGLFALGAGEPVLLLALVLVQGALSFGVGSTLISQALYAASGAPTLAGGFATAAFNVGAALGPWLGGMAIGAGFGYRSPLWVSAGLVAAALATAALALPSRAVAVSPGQARPGPRDA, from the coding sequence ATGCCGTTCGCTCTTGTTCTGCTGGGCCTTGCCGTCTTCGCCCAGGGAACGTCCGAGTTCATGCTGTCCGGGCTGATCCCGGACATCGCCCGGGACCTGGGTGTCTCGGTCCCGGCCGCGGGGGCGCTGACCTCCGCCTTCGCCGTAGGGATGGTGGTCGGGGCGCCACTGATGGCCGGGCTCGGCCGGCGCTGGTCCCGGCGGGGCGCCCTGCTGGCCTTCCTGCTCGCCTTCCTCGCCGTCCACGTCGCCGGCGCCCTCACCGACAGCTTCGCGGTCCTGCTCGCCACGCGCGTGATCGGCGCCCTGGCGAACGCCGGTTTCCTCGCCGTCGCCCTGGTGACGGCCGCGGCCATGGTCCCGCCGGACGCCAAGGGCCGGGCCACCTCCATGCTGCTCGGCGGGGTCACCCTGGCCTGCGTCGTCGGGGTGCCCGCGGGGGCGCTGCTCGGCCAGTGGTGGGGCTGGCGCGCCGCGTTCTGGGCGGTGGTCCTGCTGTCGGTGCCCGCCGTGGTGGCGGTGGCCCGGTCGGTGCCGGGCGGCGCCGCCGACACCGCGCCCGGCCCGCTCCGCGGCGAACTGCGGTCGCTGCGCGGCCCGCGGCTCCAGGTCACCCTGCTCATGGGCGCCCTGGTGAACGGGGCGACCTTCTGCACGTTCACCTATCTCGCGCCCCTGACCACCGAGATCGCCGGGCTGGACGGCCGGTGGGTGCCGGGGGTGCTCGCGCTGTTCGGGGCGGGGTCGCTGGCCGGGGTGAGCCTCGGCGGGCGGTTCGCCGACCGGCGGCCCGGGCCGGTGCTGGTGGCGGGCGGGGCCGCGCTGTGCGCCGGCTGGGGCCTGTTCGCGCTCGGTGCCGGGGAGCCGGTCCTGCTGCTCGCCCTGGTCCTGGTCCAGGGTGCCCTGTCCTTCGGGGTCGGCTCCACGCTGATCTCGCAGGCGCTCTACGCGGCCTCCGGCGCGCCCACGCTGGCCGGCGGCTTCGCCACCGCCGCCTTCAACGTGGGCGCGGCGCTGGGGCCCTGGCTCGGCGGGATGGCGATCGGCGCCGGGTTCGGCTACCGGTCGCCCCTGTGGGTCAGCGCCGGGCTGGTGGCCGCGGCCCTCGCGACGGCCGCCCTGGCGCTCCCCTCCCGGGCGGTCGCCGTGTCGCCGGGCCAGGCACGGCCCGGCCCGCGGGACGCCTGA
- the ureA gene encoding urease subunit gamma, which yields MRLTPTERDRLLLFGAAELARARRARGLRLNVPEATALIADTVCEAARDGARLAEAVERARSVLGPDDVLPGVADVVTEVHVEAVFDDGSRLAIVSDPIGGGLGERAPGALLPGPLHADPEPAVRLTVTNTAAVPVSVTSHFHFFEANPRLDFPRERAYGMRLAVPAGSSVRFGPGESHEVGLVPIGGERIAIGFAGLVDGPLDAPGAKEEALRRAAACGYLGVTHVTPEGGER from the coding sequence ATGAGACTGACCCCCACGGAACGCGACCGGCTGCTGCTGTTCGGTGCCGCCGAACTGGCCCGCGCCCGCCGGGCCCGCGGCCTGAGGCTGAACGTGCCCGAGGCGACGGCGCTCATCGCGGACACCGTCTGCGAGGCGGCCCGGGACGGCGCCCGGCTCGCGGAGGCCGTCGAGCGCGCCCGGTCGGTGCTCGGCCCGGACGACGTCCTGCCCGGTGTGGCGGACGTGGTCACCGAGGTGCACGTCGAGGCCGTCTTCGACGACGGTTCCCGGCTGGCGATCGTCTCGGACCCGATCGGCGGCGGCCTCGGGGAGCGGGCGCCGGGCGCGCTGCTGCCGGGCCCGCTGCACGCCGACCCGGAGCCGGCCGTACGGCTGACGGTCACCAACACGGCCGCCGTGCCGGTGTCGGTCACCTCGCACTTCCACTTCTTCGAGGCCAACCCCCGCCTGGACTTCCCGCGGGAGCGCGCCTACGGCATGCGGCTGGCCGTACCGGCCGGCTCCTCCGTGCGCTTCGGGCCGGGCGAGAGCCACGAGGTGGGCCTGGTGCCGATCGGCGGAGAGCGGATCGCCATCGGGTTCGCCGGGCTGGTCGACGGACCGCTGGACGCGCCGGGGGCCAAGGAGGAGGCCCTGCGCCGGGCCGCCGCCTGCGGATATCTCGGAGTCACCCACGTCACGCCGGAAGGGGGCGAGCGATGA
- a CDS encoding urease subunit alpha: MSRSKGREISESIHIDPHAYAATHGPRAGDRVRLGDSGLTIRVESDAQRYGDEFLAGFGKTARDGLHLKAAAVRETCDVVISNVVVIDAVQGIRKVSIGIREGRICAIGRAGNPDTLDGVDVVVGTGTSIVSGEGLIATAGAVDTHVHLLSPRIMEASLASGVTTIIGQEFGPVWGVGVNSPWALRHAFNAFDAWPVNIGFLGRGSSSGSAPLIEALAEGGACGFKVHEDMGAHTRALDTALRVAEEHDVQVALHSDGLNECLSVEDTLRVLEGRTIHAFHIEGCGGGHVPNVLKMAGVPNVIGSSTNPTLPFGRDAVAEHYGMIVSVHDLKTDLPGDAAMARDRIRAGTMGAEDVLHDLGAIGITSSDAQGMGRAGETVRRTFAMAGKMKAELGPVHGDGPDDDNARVLRYIAKLTINPAIAHGLSHEVGSIEVGKLADIVLWRPEYFGAKPQLVLKSGFPAYGVTGDPNAATDTCEPLVLGPQFGAHGATPADISVAFVARAALDQGGDGMPTRRRRVAVHGTRGIGPADLLLNTRTGAVEVDQRTGLVTLDGDPVRSDPADSVSLNRLYFL; encoded by the coding sequence ATGAGCCGCTCGAAGGGACGGGAGATCAGCGAGTCGATCCACATCGACCCGCACGCCTACGCGGCCACCCACGGCCCCCGGGCCGGCGACCGGGTCCGCCTCGGCGACAGCGGGCTGACCATCCGCGTGGAGTCCGACGCGCAGCGGTACGGCGACGAGTTCCTCGCCGGTTTCGGCAAGACCGCCCGGGACGGACTGCACCTGAAGGCCGCCGCCGTCCGCGAGACCTGCGACGTGGTGATCAGCAACGTCGTGGTGATCGACGCCGTGCAGGGCATCCGCAAGGTCTCCATCGGCATCCGCGAGGGCCGGATCTGCGCGATCGGCCGGGCCGGCAACCCCGACACCCTCGACGGCGTCGACGTCGTCGTCGGCACGGGCACCTCCATCGTGTCCGGCGAGGGCCTCATCGCCACCGCGGGAGCCGTCGACACCCATGTCCACCTGCTGTCGCCGCGCATCATGGAAGCCTCGCTCGCCTCCGGTGTGACCACCATCATCGGCCAGGAGTTCGGGCCGGTGTGGGGCGTCGGCGTCAACTCGCCCTGGGCGCTGAGGCACGCCTTCAACGCCTTCGACGCCTGGCCCGTCAACATCGGCTTCCTGGGGCGGGGTTCGTCCTCCGGCTCCGCGCCCCTCATCGAGGCCCTCGCCGAGGGCGGTGCCTGCGGCTTCAAGGTCCACGAGGACATGGGCGCCCACACCCGGGCCCTGGACACCGCCCTGCGGGTCGCCGAGGAACACGACGTCCAGGTCGCCCTGCACAGCGACGGCCTGAACGAGTGCCTGTCGGTCGAGGACACCCTGCGGGTCCTGGAAGGCCGCACCATCCACGCCTTCCACATCGAGGGCTGCGGCGGCGGACACGTCCCCAACGTGCTGAAGATGGCGGGCGTCCCCAACGTCATCGGCTCCTCGACCAACCCCACCCTGCCGTTCGGCCGGGACGCCGTCGCCGAGCACTACGGCATGATCGTCTCCGTCCACGACCTGAAGACCGACCTGCCGGGCGACGCGGCCATGGCCCGCGACCGCATCCGCGCGGGGACGATGGGCGCCGAGGACGTACTGCACGACCTGGGCGCGATCGGCATCACCTCCTCCGACGCGCAGGGCATGGGCCGGGCCGGCGAGACGGTCCGCCGCACCTTCGCCATGGCCGGGAAGATGAAGGCCGAGCTGGGCCCGGTGCACGGTGACGGCCCGGACGACGACAACGCCCGCGTCCTGCGCTACATCGCCAAGCTGACCATCAACCCCGCCATCGCCCACGGCCTGTCCCACGAGGTCGGCTCGATCGAGGTCGGCAAGCTCGCCGACATCGTGCTGTGGCGCCCGGAGTACTTCGGCGCCAAGCCGCAGCTCGTGCTGAAGTCCGGCTTCCCGGCCTACGGCGTGACCGGCGACCCCAACGCGGCCACCGACACCTGCGAACCCCTCGTACTCGGCCCGCAGTTCGGCGCGCACGGTGCCACGCCCGCCGACATATCCGTCGCCTTCGTCGCCCGGGCCGCCCTCGACCAGGGCGGCGACGGGATGCCGACCCGCCGCCGCCGGGTCGCCGTACACGGCACCCGCGGCATCGGCCCGGCCGACCTGCTGCTGAACACCCGTACCGGAGCGGTCGAGGTCGACCAGCGCACCGGCCTGGTCACCCTCGACGGCGACCCGGTCCGCTCCGACCCGGCCGACTCGGTCTCCCTCAACCGCCTGTACTTCCTCTGA
- a CDS encoding YceI family protein, producing MGIFGRSRTTTPAPPVPSPVVGPGLSALTGDYTIDPAHSTLGFVARHAMVTNVKGKFLEFSGSLHLDGGDPARSTASIDVVMDSIDTGSADRDGHLKSADFFKTDEFPAMTFRSTSAEALGGDDYRLTGDLTILGTTRPVTIDLEFNGAARDPFGNERVGFEGKAEILRSEWGLTWNAALETGGVLVSDKIRLVFDISAIRQA from the coding sequence ATGGGCATCTTCGGCCGCAGCAGGACCACCACCCCCGCGCCCCCCGTCCCGTCCCCCGTGGTCGGCCCCGGCCTCTCGGCGCTCACCGGCGACTACACGATCGACCCGGCGCACTCGACCCTCGGCTTCGTGGCACGGCACGCCATGGTCACCAACGTCAAGGGCAAGTTCCTGGAGTTCAGCGGCTCGCTGCACCTGGACGGCGGCGACCCCGCCCGGTCCACGGCCTCCATCGACGTCGTCATGGACAGCATCGACACCGGCTCCGCGGACCGGGACGGGCACCTGAAGAGCGCGGACTTCTTCAAGACCGACGAGTTCCCGGCGATGACCTTCCGTTCCACCAGCGCGGAGGCCCTCGGCGGCGACGACTACCGCCTCACCGGCGACCTGACGATCCTCGGCACCACCCGGCCGGTCACCATCGACCTGGAGTTCAACGGCGCGGCCCGGGACCCCTTCGGCAACGAGCGCGTCGGCTTCGAGGGCAAGGCGGAGATCCTGCGCTCGGAGTGGGGCCTGACCTGGAACGCGGCGCTGGAGACCGGTGGCGTGCTGGTCTCCGACAAGATCAGGCTCGTCTTCGACATCTCGGCGATCCGGCAGGCGTGA
- the cimA gene encoding citramalate synthase: protein MTASSELDDSFHVFDTTLRDGAQREGINLTVADKLAIARHLDDFGVGFIEGGWPGANPRDTEFFARARQEIEFQHAQLVAFGSTRRAGTTAAEDPQVKALLESGAPVITLVAKSHDRHVELALRTTLDENLEMVRDTVSFLRSQGRRVFVDCEHFFDGYRANPEYAKAVVRTASEAGADVVILCDTNGGMLPAQIHAVVSTVLADTGARLGIHAQDDTGCAVANTLAAVDAGATHVQCTANGYGERVGNANLFPVVAALELKYGKKVLPEGRLRETTRISHAIAEVVNLTPSTHQPYVGVSAFAHKAGLHASAIKVDPDLYQHIDPELVGNTMRMLVSDMAGRASIELKGKELGIDLGGDRELVGRVVERVKERELKGYTYEAADASFELLLRTEAEGRPLEYFEVESWRAIVEDRPDGTHANEATVKLWAKGERIVATAEGNGPVNALDRALRVALEKIYPQLARLELVDYKVRILEGKHGTQSTTRVLISTSDGQGEWSTVGVGNNVIAASWQALEDAYTYGLLRAGVAPAR from the coding sequence ATGACCGCATCCAGCGAGCTCGACGATTCGTTCCACGTCTTCGACACCACGCTGCGCGACGGCGCGCAGCGCGAGGGCATCAACCTCACCGTCGCGGACAAGCTGGCCATCGCACGGCACCTGGACGACTTCGGCGTGGGCTTCATCGAGGGCGGCTGGCCCGGCGCCAACCCGCGGGACACGGAGTTCTTCGCCCGTGCCCGGCAGGAGATCGAGTTCCAGCACGCGCAGCTCGTGGCCTTCGGCTCCACCCGCCGCGCCGGCACCACCGCCGCCGAGGACCCGCAGGTCAAGGCTTTGCTGGAGTCCGGCGCCCCGGTGATCACGCTGGTCGCCAAGTCCCACGACCGGCACGTCGAGCTGGCGCTGCGCACCACCCTGGACGAGAACCTGGAGATGGTCCGCGACACCGTCTCCTTCCTGCGGTCGCAGGGCCGCCGCGTCTTCGTCGACTGCGAGCACTTCTTCGACGGCTACCGCGCCAACCCCGAGTACGCCAAGGCGGTCGTCCGCACGGCCTCGGAGGCGGGCGCGGACGTCGTCATCCTGTGCGACACCAACGGCGGCATGCTCCCGGCGCAGATCCACGCCGTGGTCTCCACGGTCCTCGCCGACACCGGCGCCCGCCTCGGCATCCACGCCCAGGACGACACCGGGTGCGCCGTCGCCAACACCCTCGCCGCGGTCGACGCCGGCGCCACCCACGTCCAGTGCACGGCGAACGGCTACGGCGAGCGCGTCGGCAACGCCAACCTCTTCCCGGTGGTGGCCGCGCTGGAGCTGAAGTACGGCAAGAAGGTCCTGCCCGAGGGGCGGCTGCGCGAGACGACGCGCATCTCGCACGCCATCGCCGAGGTCGTCAACCTCACCCCCTCCACCCACCAGCCCTACGTGGGTGTCTCCGCCTTCGCCCACAAGGCCGGACTGCACGCCTCCGCCATCAAGGTGGACCCCGACCTGTACCAGCACATCGACCCCGAGCTGGTCGGCAACACCATGCGGATGCTGGTCTCCGACATGGCCGGCCGCGCCTCGATCGAGCTGAAGGGCAAGGAGCTCGGCATCGACCTCGGCGGCGACCGGGAACTGGTCGGCCGGGTCGTCGAGCGGGTCAAGGAGCGCGAACTCAAGGGCTACACGTACGAGGCGGCCGACGCCAGCTTCGAACTCCTGCTGCGCACCGAGGCCGAGGGCCGGCCGCTGGAGTACTTCGAGGTGGAGTCCTGGCGCGCGATCGTCGAGGACCGCCCCGACGGCACCCACGCCAACGAGGCCACCGTCAAGCTGTGGGCCAAGGGCGAGCGCATCGTCGCCACGGCCGAGGGCAACGGCCCGGTCAACGCCCTGGACCGCGCCCTGCGCGTCGCCCTGGAGAAGATCTACCCGCAGCTAGCCCGGCTGGAGCTGGTCGACTACAAGGTCCGCATCCTGGAGGGCAAGCACGGTACCCAGTCGACGACCCGGGTCCTCATCTCCACCTCCGACGGACAGGGGGAGTGGTCCACGGTGGGTGTCGGAAACAACGTCATCGCCGCCTCCTGGCAGGCCCTGGAGGACGCCTACACCTACGGGCTGCTGCGGGCCGGGGTGGCGCCGGCCCGGTAG
- a CDS encoding branched-chain amino acid aminotransferase has translation MTTPTIELKPSAHPLPAAEREAILANPGFGRHFTDHMVTIRWAEGRGWHDAQLVPYGPISLDPSTHVLHYGQEIFEGLKAYRQPDGSVALFRPEANARRFRNSARRMAMAELPEELFIAALDALLTQDADWVPPHGGEESLYLRPFMFASETGLGVHPANEYLFMLIASPSGAYFAGGVKPVTIWVSEDHVRAVPGGTGDAKTGGNYAASLLPQAEAAAHGCDQVVYLDAVTRTKVEESGSMNIAFVYGDRIVTPELTGSILEGITRDSLLQVARDLGYTAEEGVVTLQQWREDAASGALTEVFACGTAAVVTPIGHVKTKSDGWSHGDGTPGPVTLRLREALLGLQRGVTEDKHGWMHKLG, from the coding sequence ATGACGACGCCCACGATCGAGCTCAAGCCCTCCGCCCACCCGTTGCCCGCCGCAGAGCGCGAGGCGATCCTGGCGAACCCCGGGTTCGGCCGCCACTTCACCGACCACATGGTGACGATCAGGTGGGCGGAAGGCCGCGGCTGGCACGACGCGCAGCTCGTTCCGTACGGGCCGATCTCCCTCGACCCCTCCACCCACGTCCTGCACTACGGCCAGGAGATCTTCGAGGGCCTGAAGGCGTACCGCCAGCCCGACGGCTCGGTCGCGCTCTTCCGCCCGGAGGCCAACGCCCGCCGCTTCCGCAACTCCGCCCGCCGCATGGCCATGGCCGAGCTGCCCGAGGAGCTGTTCATCGCGGCGCTGGACGCGCTGCTCACGCAGGACGCCGACTGGGTCCCGCCGCACGGCGGCGAGGAGTCCCTCTACCTGCGCCCGTTCATGTTCGCCTCGGAGACCGGGCTCGGTGTGCACCCGGCCAACGAGTACCTCTTCATGCTGATCGCCTCGCCCTCCGGCGCCTACTTCGCCGGCGGCGTCAAGCCGGTCACCATCTGGGTCTCCGAGGACCACGTCCGCGCCGTGCCGGGCGGCACCGGCGACGCCAAGACCGGCGGCAACTACGCGGCCTCCCTGCTGCCCCAGGCCGAGGCCGCGGCGCACGGCTGCGACCAGGTCGTCTACCTCGACGCGGTCACCCGCACCAAGGTCGAGGAGAGCGGCAGCATGAACATCGCCTTCGTCTACGGCGACCGCATCGTCACCCCGGAGCTGACCGGCTCCATCCTGGAGGGCATCACCCGCGACTCCCTCCTCCAGGTCGCCCGGGACCTCGGCTACACCGCCGAGGAAGGCGTCGTCACCCTCCAGCAGTGGCGCGAGGACGCCGCCTCCGGCGCCCTGACCGAGGTCTTCGCCTGCGGTACCGCCGCGGTGGTCACGCCCATCGGCCACGTCAAGACCAAGAGCGACGGCTGGTCCCACGGCGACGGCACGCCCGGCCCGGTCACCCTGCGCCTGCGCGAGGCGCTGCTCGGCCTCCAGCGCGGTGTCACCGAGGACAAGCACGGCTGGATGCACAAGCTGGGCTGA
- a CDS encoding agmatine deiminase family protein gives MTTPAADGFRMPPEWAPHERTWMAWPSPNPTFDDPEDLAASRAAWASVARAIRRFEPVTVVCGPGQSAPARALLGPDVDTVEHDLDDAWMRDIGPTFVTDGRELAAVDWTFNGWGAQEWARWDHDAKIGAHVAGLAGARTYASRLVNEGGGFHIDGEGTVLLTETVQLGPERNPGWTREQVEAEIHAHLGTTKAIWLPRGLTADYPPYGYGTLGHVDIVAAFARPGVVVAHHQPDPAHPDHEVTKEAIALLRSATDARGRRLEVVEVPAPTVLEADGHWADYSYINHYLCNGGVVLCAFDDPRDELAAGIFRRLHPGRTVTLVDARTIFAGGGGIHCITQQQPKV, from the coding sequence ATGACCACCCCCGCCGCCGACGGCTTCCGCATGCCCCCCGAGTGGGCCCCGCACGAGCGCACCTGGATGGCCTGGCCCAGCCCCAACCCCACCTTCGACGACCCCGAGGACCTCGCCGCCTCCCGCGCCGCCTGGGCGTCGGTCGCCCGCGCGATCCGCCGCTTCGAGCCGGTCACCGTGGTGTGCGGCCCCGGCCAGTCGGCCCCGGCCCGCGCCCTGCTCGGCCCGGACGTCGACACCGTCGAACACGACCTCGACGACGCCTGGATGCGCGACATCGGCCCCACGTTCGTCACCGACGGCCGGGAACTGGCCGCCGTCGACTGGACGTTCAACGGCTGGGGCGCCCAGGAGTGGGCCCGCTGGGACCACGACGCGAAGATCGGCGCCCATGTCGCCGGCCTCGCGGGCGCCCGCACCTACGCCTCCCGCCTGGTCAACGAGGGCGGCGGCTTCCACATCGACGGCGAGGGCACGGTCCTGCTCACCGAGACCGTGCAGCTCGGCCCCGAGCGCAACCCCGGCTGGACCAGGGAGCAGGTCGAGGCGGAGATCCACGCCCACCTCGGCACCACCAAGGCGATCTGGCTGCCGCGCGGCCTGACCGCCGACTACCCCCCGTACGGCTACGGCACCCTCGGCCACGTCGACATCGTCGCCGCCTTCGCCCGCCCCGGCGTCGTCGTCGCCCACCACCAGCCGGACCCGGCCCACCCCGACCACGAGGTGACCAAGGAGGCCATCGCCCTGCTGAGGTCCGCCACCGACGCCCGGGGCCGCCGCCTGGAGGTCGTCGAGGTCCCGGCCCCCACCGTCCTGGAGGCCGACGGCCACTGGGCCGACTACTCCTACATCAACCACTACCTCTGCAACGGCGGCGTAGTCCTGTGCGCCTTCGACGACCCGCGCGACGAACTCGCGGCCGGCATCTTCCGGCGGCTCCACCCCGGGCGGACCGTCACTCTGGTCGACGCGCGTACGATCTTCGCCGGCGGTGGAGGCATCCACTGCATCACCCAGCAGCAGCCGAAGGTCTAG
- a CDS encoding TetR/AcrR family transcriptional regulator, translating to MAGAARPRRNAPPREQVLAAAMEMIAERGLEKLTMAALGREVGMSSGHLLYYFHSKDELLLQALEWSEGRLGAERGRLLTRPGTARRRLDAYVDLYVPDGHRDPHWTLWLEVWNRSQNADGDARDRQAAIEGAWHRDLVALLAEGVSRGEFRPVDPDRYATRLRALLDGFAIHVAIGLRGTGRAAVLGHVREFLDESLGTGG from the coding sequence ATGGCCGGTGCGGCACGGCCGCGCAGGAACGCGCCACCGCGTGAGCAGGTCCTCGCCGCCGCCATGGAGATGATCGCCGAGCGCGGCCTGGAGAAGCTCACCATGGCGGCGCTGGGCCGCGAGGTCGGCATGAGCAGCGGCCACCTGCTCTACTACTTCCACTCCAAGGACGAACTGCTGTTGCAGGCCCTGGAGTGGAGCGAGGGCCGCCTCGGCGCCGAGCGCGGCCGGCTCCTGACCCGCCCGGGCACGGCCCGCCGGCGCCTCGACGCCTACGTCGACCTGTACGTCCCCGACGGCCACCGCGATCCGCACTGGACGCTGTGGCTGGAGGTGTGGAACCGCTCGCAGAACGCCGACGGCGACGCCCGCGACCGCCAGGCCGCCATCGAGGGCGCCTGGCACCGCGATCTGGTCGCCCTGCTCGCCGAGGGCGTCTCCCGCGGGGAGTTCCGCCCCGTCGACCCCGATCGCTACGCGACCCGCCTGCGGGCCCTGCTGGACGGCTTCGCCATCCATGTCGCGATCGGGCTGCGGGGGACGGGCCGGGCCGCTGTGCTCGGCCACGTACGGGAGTTCCTGGACGAGTCCCTGGGCACGGGCGGCTGA